In Triticum dicoccoides isolate Atlit2015 ecotype Zavitan unplaced genomic scaffold, WEW_v2.0 scaffold23063, whole genome shotgun sequence, a single genomic region encodes these proteins:
- the LOC119345373 gene encoding uncharacterized protein At2g39795, mitochondrial-like — translation MALLTAAARRASAQLRPKAAAAPFSSISRRSYSSSTSSIRSLRAEAASCRAEAASYRAEAVSFRAKADSLRAATHDGELLRIINSAMHSYNGNLAEEIPSEFPFEISKIEELTRTDVTLTRCLKGEKIEVLVSIPRLASDEEDDDLQESSNSSSSSSDETSSSSDNETSSSSEDSSWYSDETSSSSDNETSSSSDESSSSDESSSSSEDEAKNRTEEYNLPICKKIEHSLPLMVTVSKPDGSSMKFACDAYHDEITIDTVSVRQRPSGAEEGDNNAYDEGPDFSDLDKNLQEGLHKYLEVRGITPNNMKLLHKYIISKEWQHYQVWLAKLRHFVRKN, via the exons ATGGCCCTCCTCACCGCTGCCGCCAGGCGCGCCTCTGCCCAGCTACGCCCCAAGGCCGCCGCCGCGCCGTTCTCGTCGATCAGCCGCAGGTCTTATTCATCCTCCACCTCCTCGATCCGCTCCCTCCGCGCCGAGGCCGCCtcctgccgcgccgaagccgcatcCTACCGAGCCGAGGCCGTCAGCTTCCGTGCCAAGGCCGACTCACTCCGCGCCGCCACGCACGACGGCGAGCTCCTCCGCATAATCAACTCCGCGATGCACTCCTACAACGGCAACCTG GCTGAGGAGATTCCGAGTGAGTTTCCTTTCGAAATCAGCAAAATCGAGGAGCTTACCAGGACTGACGTTACTCTTACAAGATGTTTAAAGGGTGAGAAGATTGAGGTGTTGGTTTCTATTCCCAGACTTGCCAGTGATGAGGAGGACGACGATCTGCAGGAATCCTCAAACTCGTCATCATCATCTTCAGACGAAACCTCATCATCTTCAGACAACGAGACCTCATCATCTTCAGAAGACTCTTCATGGTATTCAGACGAAACCTCATCCTCTTCAGACAACGAGACCTCATCATCTTCGGACGAGTCCTCGTCTTCAGATGAGTCATCATCATCTTCGGAAGATGAAGCTAAGAACCGTACAGAAGAATACAACCTCCCTATTTGCAAAAAAATAGAACACAGCCTCCCTCTCATGGTCACTGTGTCGAAGCCTGATGGCTCAAGCATGAAATTTGCCTGTGACGCCTATCATGACGAGATCACCATCGATACCGTGTCTGTGAGGCAGCGACCATCAGGAGCTGAGGAAGGAGATAATAATGCATATGATGAGGGTCCTGATTTCAG TGATCTGGATAAGAACCTTCAGGAGGGACTCCACAAGTACCTGGAGGTCCGCGGGATCACTCCAAACAACATGAAGTTGCTGCACAAGTACATAATCAGCAAGGAATGGCAACATTATCAAGTCTGGTTGGCCAAGCTGCGGCATTTCGTCAGGAAAAATTAA